GTTGGCGACCTGCGAGGTGCGTCGCTCGCTGCGGAGGACCGCGGACACGGAGACGATCTTGCCGGTCTCGGCGGCCGCCAAGTCCGAGACCGAGTGCAGCAGTTCGGCGTGCCGGCTCCGATTCCCCGCGTCGTCCGTCTCCCGGGGGTCCGTTGTGCCGTCCGCGGCGTCGGTGGCGTCCGCGCCGGGAACCCGACCGGGGGCCGGCGACGCCGTGGCCTCACGGACGGTGCGCAGGACGGCCGTCGGGGACAGGGTCGAGGTGTGGCTGAAGCCGGTGGTGGGGCCCAGCCGCGCACGGACCCCGGCGCCTCGTTCCCGGCCGGACGTCGCGTCGAAGATGCGGCCGTCCTTCATCGTCATCGCCGATGCCGCCGACCGCTCGGCGTATATCTCCACGAAGTCGGCCCGTAGGCTCCCCCGCTCCCGGAAGGCAATCGCCAAAAGGTCAGGATCCAGCAAAGTTTCGTATCCCATGCATCCCGTGGACAAGGCAAGGCACCATGCCTACCCAGGCGTATTCAACCCCAACCTCCCACTCGTGCGAAGAAATACTCCAGAAATACTCTGCGCCCGGCCGACGCCTCTCGGAAATGAGCCACGAACAGTCCATGGATCGCACACAAGTTGCAAAATCAACCAAGTCCCCGACCTGCCGGAGTCATATGCGGAGCTCCATAAAAGCGGGCAAATGTGGCTCACCCGAGACCTATGCGATCCGGCCATGCGGGATCAACAGGGCGTTGACGGTGCACTGTTGAGACACTTACGGTCAGCGATCAGGAACGGGGGAATCAATGTACTTTCGACGTTCCCTCGTCCGGCATTGTTTCATCAGCCGAACGGAAGGAATGCCATGGACCAGGACCAGTCCATCGACAACTCGCTCTTCCTCGACGAGGAGACCACCGAGCGTTTCTCGATGCTCGTGAACGACGAGGGCGTCATGCGCGCCGGTTTCGTCGCGCACGAGGCCAACAACCTCAACGAGGCCTGATTCACCGCGTAATGCGGACCTGCGGGGAGGCCTGTTCCAAGGCCTCCCCGCAGTACTGACGGCACCGGATCGGGTAGAAGGTTGGCTGCTGTGCATCGAATGACCTCCAGCCTGCGCGAGTGCTCGCTCGACGACACGCTGGCAAAGGCACGGGCGGTGGCCCCGCGACTGGGAATCACCCGGGTCACCGACACCACCTGGCTCGACCGGGTCGGAATCCCGGTGTACGCGAGCATCCGGCCCTCGGCCCAGCGCGGCTCGCTCTGCGTGAACGCAGGGAAAGGGCTCCGGCCGCGGGAGGCTCAGGTCGGGGCCTACATGGAGGCGATCGAGTTCGCCGCGGCCGAATTCGCCCCCGAGAAATGGGACATAAGGCTTCTGTCTCCGCGGGAGATCGCCGCGCAGGACGGCGCGCTCTTCGACTTCGTCGACCTCTGCCCCATTCTGGGCCGCAAGGCGATGGCGAGCGACAAGCTGCCCTGTGTCGCGGCGCGAGACATGGAAACAGGGATTCCGGTATTCGTGCCGGCGGAGTTGGTCTTCTCGCCGTTCCACTGGCCCGACGGGCAGCGCCTGTTCGGCAGCAGCACGAACGGACTGAGCTCGGGAAACAGCACACTCGAAGCCACGGTCCACGGTCTCGCGGAACTCCTGGAGCGCGATGTCCATGCGTTCCACCTCATCCGGGACACTTCCCTGCCGGTGCGAATCGAGAGCGTTTCGGGGCATGTCGCCGATCTCGTCGGACGGGTGCGCGGTGCGGGTCTCGACGTCGCCCTGCGGACGACACCGAACGCTTTCGGACTTCCGTTCTTCCAGGCGTATCTGCTGGAGCCGGAGGACACCGCACCCGTGGCCATCTCGTTCGGCGCCGGCCTCCATGTGAACCGCGACATCGCCGCCGTACGGGCCATTTCCGAGGCCGCGCAGTCACGGCTCTCCCATATCCACGGCGGGCGCGACGACATCATCGACCGCCACGACTACTTCGACCGGGCCGCGCGGGACGCCGAGCTCCGGGCGACCGCCGAACTGCGCCGGAAGGTGTGCGACCCCGCCGGCGCGCTCACCATGGCGGAGATACCCGACCACAGCCACGACATCGGCTCGCTGCACGCCGCGCTGGAGCTGCTGCGCGCCCGTACCGAATCGGCAGGCGTACGGCAGGTGCTGACGGTGGATCTGACGCCCGTGCCGGACGTCGAGCTGCGGGTCGTACGCGTCATCGCGCCGGGCCTCGAGTCCTTCCAGCCCGCCCTGCAACGCGTCGGACGGCGGCTCGCGGCCCACGCTACGCGTGACAGCCGGACGGAGGCGGCCCTGTCGTGACGCACGTCCATCTCTTCGTCGGCCCTTCCGCGCACGGGCTGCGGACCCCTCTTCCGCAGGACGTCCGCGTCCACCCGCCGGCCCGCCGCACCTCCGTCGACCGGCTCGTCGCCGAGTACGCCGATCATGCCGAGCACGCCGAGCCCGGTGTGATCCTGCTGGCGGACGGCACCTTCCACAGCTATCCCTCCGTCGGCCACCGGGAACTGCGCAACGCCCTGGAACTCGGTTGGCGGGTGTGGGGCCTGTGCTCCATGGGCGCGATCCGGGCCGCCGAGATGCGCACGCTCGGCATGCGCGGCTACGGCGCGGTGTTCCAGCGGTTCGTCGACGACCCGGAGTTCGCCGACGACGAAGTGGCGCTGGTGCACGGACTGGAGCCGCCGTTCCGGGCGGTCTCGGAACCACTGGTCCACATCCGGGCCTACCTCACGCATCTGGCGCGGACCGAGGTCCTCCCCCGCACCCGACTCGACAAGGTTCTGGACGACTTCAGGAACCGCTGGTACGGCGAGCGCACCCTGCCGGCGCTGGCGCGGAGCCTGGAAGAGCTGGGTCACCGGGAGGCCCGTGGCGACATGAGGGAGTTCGACCGCTTCCGGCTCAAGACCCACGACCTCGAAGCCTTCCTGGCCGAACGGCCCTGGACCGCTGCGGAAGGAGAGACACAGAAGTGAATCCCCGGGAATTCCTCGCCGAGATCGGGGGCGTGCCGTTCGTCGACGCCGCCTTCAGGCCGAAGGCGCTGCTGACCGCCGTGGCCCTGGTACGGCGCAGCGCCGACCCCGAGGCCCACTCGTCGCTCGCGGCCTACCTCGACCCGGAGAACGCCAAGCGGATCTTCGACCGGCACGCGGTGTCCAAGGTCGAGGACGTGGCCTGGGACGAACTCCCGACGGCCGAGGCGGCGTCCGTGGACGGCGCCTCGCAGCTGGTCGTGGGGGCGATGCCGGACTGGCGGCCCCTGTTCGCGATGCCGAAGCGGTACCGGCGCATGGCGACCAGCACGAGCAGCACCTCCGTCCTCGTACCGCAGACGATCTACCTGGGCCCCGGTGCGTTCCGGGACGAGGAGACGCTGCGGGAGACCCTGATCCACGAACACGCCCATATCTGGCTGAACTTCATCGCCGAGGTCTACGACCTCCAGGTCCCCGGGGCGCCGAACGACTACGTCCTGCCGTCCGGCACCGACGGCAAGACGTACCGCGGCGTCATGTTCGCGGCGCACTTCGCGGCGGCCGCGGCCTGGGCCCTCTCTCGGCGACGGGCGGCCGGCGAGGGCGGGGTGGATGAGAGGCTCCAGTACCTCACGCGCTATCTCGAAGGCTGCCTGGTCGAGATGGACCGGCGCCCGCACGGCAGCTCGACCGGCGACCTGGTCAAGGACGCGCTGGCGCAAAGGCTCGACGAACTGCTCAAGGAGCCGGCCCACCCGGCGGAAACTCGGTGACGGACTTGCTCGCTGATCCACAGGCCGGCCCGACGGGCCGGTCACGGAGTGGAGTCCGGGACTTCGCGCTCCTCCAGATCGCCGCGCTGTGCGGGACCGTCGCGACCCGCTGCGTGGAGATCGCGCTGGCCTGGTGGGTGCTGGCGGAGACGGGGAACGACGCCCTGCTGGGTGCTCTGCTCGCGCTCGCCATCGGCGCGGACGTCCTGTCGCGCGGGACCCTGGCCTGGCTCGGGGACCGGTTCGCGCCCCGTACGGTCGTGCTGTGCTGCTTCGTCGGATCGGCGCTGGTCAGCGGGCTGCTGACCTGGCTGGCGTTCTCCGGCGTCTACCAGTTGTGGGCCGTCGTGCTGGGCATCGCGATGCTCGGTGTCAGTCTCGGTGTGCGCGAACCGCTCCTCATGTCGATGATCCGCTCCATGGTGCAGACGTCGTCGGTGGCCAGTGCCGTCCGCATCCGCAGCACGGTGATGTCGTTCTCCTCGTTCGCCGGGCCGATCGCGGCGGGTGCGCTGATCGGCCCGCTCGGTCATGCGGCGGTGCTCGGCACGGCATGCGCCGTCGTGGCCGTGTCCGCGCTCATGGTCGTCCTCCTGCCCACCCCGGCCGACGAGCACCGGACGGGGCAGCAGCCGCAACGGGGCCTCGCCGCCTGGGCGTCCGGGACCCGCGACGGCTTCCGTTCCATCCGCCGTGTCCCGCCGGAGTGGCGGCTGGCGATGCTGACCATGGTCGTCAACTTCGCCCTGTATCCCGTCTTCGCGGTGATCGTGCCGGTGCTGGTGGCCCAGCGCTACCCCCAGCAGACCTGGGTGCTGAGCGTCGTCGAATCGGCCTTCGCCGTGGGCCTGTTCGTGGGCAGTGCCGCCCTGGTCGGGCTCAGCGACCGGCTGTTCGGCCGCCGCCGCACGGTACTGGCCGGCTTCGCGGTCCTCGGCGCGGGCTTCGTGGGGACGGGGCTGGTGGCCATGGCGGTGGGGTTCGGCGACGCGCTCGTGTTCACCGCCGCGAGTGCGCTGCTCCTGGCGCTGTCCGGCGCCGGTCTGTGCATGATCACCACCAACACCGGGACCGTACGGCTGCTGGCGACGCCGTCCTCGCACCGCAACCGGATGGTCGCCACGTCGTCCTTCCTGTCCGGGATCGTGATGCCGCTCGGCTCGCTGAGCAGCGGCTTCATCTCCCGTACGGCCAGTGAACTGTGGGCGCTCATCGCCCTCGGCGCACTGATCTGCGTCTGCGCGCTCGTCGCGGCGCGCGACCGGGTGCTCACGACGTTCCTCGACCTGCCGGACGAGCAGCTCGACGACATCTATCTGCGGAAGTTCCCGCACGCCTTCGGTGGCGAGCCGCACGAAACGGAGACAGCCCGGCGATGAAGGAGTCGACTCTCACCCGCGTACGGTGTCCCAAGGACGACTGCGCTCCGGCCACCCTGTCCCTCGACGCCTGGGACACCGCGACCCTCGGTACCGGCGAGAAGGACGTCGTCGAGGGCCTCGTCCCCTGCGAGTCCTGCGGCACCGTCTACCCGGTCGTCGCCGGCGTGCTGATCCTGGTCGACGACCTCGCGCCCTATCTCAAGGACCACCTCGGGGTGATGGTGAACCTCCCCGAGCACCGGCCCACCCCCGACATGGAGCGCTGGCTGACCGCCCGCGCCCCCGGCACCGTCGACGCCCGGCACGTCCACCGCAGCATGAAGCTCGAAGACCGTTACGTGAACGCGTTCCTGGGCTCCCACTACGACCGGCACGCCGTCGACGGGGCCACCGACGAACTCGTCGCGACCCTGCTGGCCGCGAGCGCCCCTCGCGACCTCTGGGCCACCGCGACCACCCTGTTCGACCGGGTGCGGCCCGCGAGCGCGCTCGACGTCGGCAGCAGCGTGGGCGGCCTCTCCGCGCTGCTGTCGCAGCGCGGATGCCGCACGCTCGGCATCGACACGTCGTTCCTGTCGGTACTGGCCGCACGTCGCGCCCTCCTCTCCGCACCGAGCGGGCTGGCGAGCTACCGCGCCTACAGCGAGGGCGATCTGCACGACGAGCGCCCACTGATGATCGGGGCCGACCCCCGGCATGCGGACTTCGTCGTCGGATCCGGCCTGAACCGCACGACCGGCGGCCCGTCGGACCTCACCTGCGCGGTCAACCTCATCGACCTGGTGCCGGACCCGGCCCGGCTCCTCGACATGCTCACCGCCCAGACCTCGGCGGACGGCGGCCATGTGCTGATCACCTCACCCTACGGCTGGTCCGGCGTCGCCAAGGAGCGCCGGCTCGGCGGTGCCGCGGACGAGAGCTCCGCCTCCGCGCTGCGCCGGGCGGCAGGTGAGCGAGGGCTGAAGGTGGTCTGGGAGGACGACCGCGTGCCGTGGCTCTGGCGGGACTACTCCCGCTTCTGGCGGCTGTACTTCGTGGACGTCGTGCTGTTCGCACGAACCTGACCGTACAACCGCCGATTCCATGGCGAACCGGACCTATGCGACAGCCGGTCGCGCTCAAGGTTCCATGCATTGGCGGTGATTGTCTTCACGTGCCGAGCGGTGGCCGGAGATCGTCGCGGTCCCGTAGGTTCTGGCATGTCCACCCCTGGTGCCGAACTGTGCCCGGGTGGCGTACGGGGGAAGCTGAGCAGCACTCGGATCCCGTCCCGGCCTGCGGCCGTGACGGTTTTCGCCGTGCTCCGCGAGAGCGGGCGAGTGGGATCACCTCACCCGGCGGCCGGCCCCCGCCGGACTGCACGTCGATCCCTTGGAGAACGCCCGCTTGAACTCGGCCCCGGTACGCGCGAATTCCCGCCTGCTCGGCAAGGCTTCCCTCCGGCTGGTCCCGTTCGTCTGGACCATCGCCCTCGGTCTGTGGGGTCTGTCCCGGCAGCACAGCGTGTGGCGTGACGAGGCCGCCACCTGGCAGGTCGCACAGCGGTCCACCGGGGACATCTGGCAGATGCTCGCGCAGGTCGACGCGGTGCACGGCCTCTACTACCTGCTGATGCACGCCGTCTTCGAGTGCTTCGGCCCCGGCACCACCGCGCTGCGCCTGCCCTCCGTCCTGGCCATGGCGGTCGCGGCGGTCTGCGTGGCCGAGATCGGCCGCCGGCTGGCGGGGATCCGGGCGGGCCTCGCGGCCGGGCTGGCGCTCGGACTGCTGCCGGCCGTGCAGTTCCATCTCCAGGAAGGACGCCCGTACGCGCTGGTCGCGGCGGGCGCCGGGATCTCGACGCTGCTGCTGGTGACCGTCCTCCAGGGACGCGGCCGTGCCGTGCACTGGCTCGGGTACGCCGGGACGGTCGCGGTGTGCGGGCTGCTGAACTGGCTGTCGCTGCTGATCCTGCCCGCGCACCTGGCGACCCTGGTGTGGACGCGGGCCCGGCGGCGGACGTGGACGGGCTGGGCGGTGGCGTCGGCGCCGGCCGTCGCCGCGGTGCTGCCGCTGATCCTGTTCAGCCGGCGCCAGTCCGAACAGGTCTCCTGGATCCCCCCGTTGACCTGGCACATGCTGATCGGCCCGGCGGTCCTGCTGGCGATCGGCGGTCTCGGGTCCCTGCTGGACCGGCCGCACACCGGGCGGCTGTCGGTCGCGGCCGTCGGGCTGCCGCTGCTGGCGGTGCCGCAACTCGGCCTGCTCGGGCTCTCCCTGGTCCGGCCGCTCTTCCTGGACCGCTACATCCTGTTCAGCATGCTGGGCCTGGCCCTGCTGATCGGCACCGCGCTGGGCTCGGCGACCCGGGCGGCCGGGCCCCGCCATCCGCGCACCTCCGCGTGGCTCGTGCCGGTCGTGGTCGCCGTCGCGTTCGTGGCGCTGCTGCCGCAGTCGCTGGCCAAGCGCTCCCCCGACAGCAGGGTGGACGACGTCCTGGCCGTCGCGACGGACGTACGGCGGCTGAAGGAGACCGGCGACGCGGTGGTCTTCGTACCGGCGGCCCGGCGCGACACCGCCCTGGTCTCCCCCGAGGCCTTCGCAGGGCTGCGGGACGTGGCGCTCGTGCGCGGCCCGGTGGCGTCGGGGACGCTGAAGGGCGAGGAGGCGGATCCCGCGCGCATCCGGGCCGCGATGCTGGCCCAGCGGCGGATCCTGCTGGTCACCGACGTGCCCGCGGTGGCACGGGCGGTGACGGCGGAGCGCGACAAGGCGAAGACCGCCGTACTGAAGAAGCATTTCAAGGTCGTCGCGGACGTACAGGTCCGGGGCCGGCGGGTGACGGTGTACGAGCGGATCGGGCCGCCGGAGAACACCTGAGCGGGTTCTACGATCACTCCATGAGCATCCGCTGGACCTACGCGTTCATCGACCGCCCCGCCGCGGACCTCGGCCGGGCCCAGGAGTTCTGGACCGCCGTGACGGACACCGAGCTGTCCGAACTCCGCGGTGATCAGGGCGAGTTCGCGACCCTGCTGCCCGGTGGCGGGGCGGACCCCTGCCTGAAGGTGCAGGGGGTCGACTCGGGTCCGGGCGGCGCGCATCTCGACTTCGCCGTGGACGACGTACCGGGTTTCGTGAAGTCGGCGCTCGCACAGGGCGCCGCTCTTGTCGCCGACCACGGGGACTGGGCCGTACTGCGGTCCCCCGCCGGGCAGTTGTTCTGCGCGGTGCCCTGGTACGGGGAGTCGGTACGGCCGCCCGTGGTGCGCGGCAGCCGGCTCGACCAGGTCTGTCTGGACGTACCGCCGTCCGCCCACGGAACCGAAGTCGCCTTCTGGAGCGGCCTGTTGTCCGACTGGGCGTCGGCACCCGGTTCCCGCCCCGAGTTCCACGTACTGCGGCCACCGGCCGGACTCCCGATCCGCATCCTGCTCCAACGCCTCGACGAGGACCGAACGGCCTCCGCCCACCTGGACCTGGCCTGCACGGACATCCCGACCACCCGCACCCGCCACGAGGAACTGGGCGCCACCTTCATCACCCAGGGCCCCCACTGGACGGTGATGCACGACCCGACGGGCACCACGTACTGCCTGACGGCCCGCGACCCGAAGACGGGCGGACTGCCCCGCGCCGGCGCGTCCTAGCGGGGCCGAGCGGCTGCCCGCTCCGTCACTTCCACTCCTCCACGTCCACCACCGCCGTCACCGGAATCGGTCCGTACACGTGCGGGAACTCATCGCCGCCGGGCTTCGGTGCCTCGTATCGCAGTGGTGCCTCCAGTCGGGCCGGGTCGACGACCAGCACGACGAGGTCGTCGGGGCCGTCGTAGGAGCCGTACAGGAAGGCGGCGACGGACGGGAGTTGGGCGCGGGTGGAGCAGTGGATGAAGCCCTCTTCCTTCAGGGTGCGGCCGCGGGTCGACATCTCGTACGTGCCGCGCTCGCGGGCCGCCTCCCACAGGGAGCGTTCGGTGATGTGCAGGATGTGGGTGTCTTCGGGCATGGCGTGAGGTTACGGCCTCAGCCGTGCCGCCCGCGCGTGCAGATAGCGCTGTTCGGGCAGGCTCAGCGTCTTCGCGGCCGCGGCCTCGTAGGCGGCGCGCGCCTCGTCATGGGCGCCGGCCCGCTCCAGCAGATGCCCGCGGACCGCGTCCAGGCGGTGCCCGGCACCCAGCTCGTCCTCCAGCGACGCCAGTTCGGCCAGCCCGGCACGCGGTCCGCGGGCCATGGCGACGGCGACCGCGCGGTTGAGGCGCTCGACGGGCCCGGGGACGATGCGCACCAGGACGTCGTAGAGACCGAGGATCTCCTCCCAGTCGGTCTCCTGCGCGGACGGCGCCTCGTCGT
The DNA window shown above is from Streptomyces chartreusis and carries:
- a CDS encoding YcaO-like family protein, yielding MTSSLRECSLDDTLAKARAVAPRLGITRVTDTTWLDRVGIPVYASIRPSAQRGSLCVNAGKGLRPREAQVGAYMEAIEFAAAEFAPEKWDIRLLSPREIAAQDGALFDFVDLCPILGRKAMASDKLPCVAARDMETGIPVFVPAELVFSPFHWPDGQRLFGSSTNGLSSGNSTLEATVHGLAELLERDVHAFHLIRDTSLPVRIESVSGHVADLVGRVRGAGLDVALRTTPNAFGLPFFQAYLLEPEDTAPVAISFGAGLHVNRDIAAVRAISEAAQSRLSHIHGGRDDIIDRHDYFDRAARDAELRATAELRRKVCDPAGALTMAEIPDHSHDIGSLHAALELLRARTESAGVRQVLTVDLTPVPDVELRVVRVIAPGLESFQPALQRVGRRLAAHATRDSRTEAALS
- a CDS encoding TfuA-like protein, producing the protein MTHVHLFVGPSAHGLRTPLPQDVRVHPPARRTSVDRLVAEYADHAEHAEPGVILLADGTFHSYPSVGHRELRNALELGWRVWGLCSMGAIRAAEMRTLGMRGYGAVFQRFVDDPEFADDEVALVHGLEPPFRAVSEPLVHIRAYLTHLARTEVLPRTRLDKVLDDFRNRWYGERTLPALARSLEELGHREARGDMREFDRFRLKTHDLEAFLAERPWTAAEGETQK
- a CDS encoding aKG-HExxH-type peptide beta-hydroxylase, which produces MNPREFLAEIGGVPFVDAAFRPKALLTAVALVRRSADPEAHSSLAAYLDPENAKRIFDRHAVSKVEDVAWDELPTAEAASVDGASQLVVGAMPDWRPLFAMPKRYRRMATSTSSTSVLVPQTIYLGPGAFRDEETLRETLIHEHAHIWLNFIAEVYDLQVPGAPNDYVLPSGTDGKTYRGVMFAAHFAAAAAWALSRRRAAGEGGVDERLQYLTRYLEGCLVEMDRRPHGSSTGDLVKDALAQRLDELLKEPAHPAETR
- a CDS encoding MFS transporter, which encodes MTDLLADPQAGPTGRSRSGVRDFALLQIAALCGTVATRCVEIALAWWVLAETGNDALLGALLALAIGADVLSRGTLAWLGDRFAPRTVVLCCFVGSALVSGLLTWLAFSGVYQLWAVVLGIAMLGVSLGVREPLLMSMIRSMVQTSSVASAVRIRSTVMSFSSFAGPIAAGALIGPLGHAAVLGTACAVVAVSALMVVLLPTPADEHRTGQQPQRGLAAWASGTRDGFRSIRRVPPEWRLAMLTMVVNFALYPVFAVIVPVLVAQRYPQQTWVLSVVESAFAVGLFVGSAALVGLSDRLFGRRRTVLAGFAVLGAGFVGTGLVAMAVGFGDALVFTAASALLLALSGAGLCMITTNTGTVRLLATPSSHRNRMVATSSFLSGIVMPLGSLSSGFISRTASELWALIALGALICVCALVAARDRVLTTFLDLPDEQLDDIYLRKFPHAFGGEPHETETARR
- a CDS encoding methyltransferase domain-containing protein gives rise to the protein MKESTLTRVRCPKDDCAPATLSLDAWDTATLGTGEKDVVEGLVPCESCGTVYPVVAGVLILVDDLAPYLKDHLGVMVNLPEHRPTPDMERWLTARAPGTVDARHVHRSMKLEDRYVNAFLGSHYDRHAVDGATDELVATLLAASAPRDLWATATTLFDRVRPASALDVGSSVGGLSALLSQRGCRTLGIDTSFLSVLAARRALLSAPSGLASYRAYSEGDLHDERPLMIGADPRHADFVVGSGLNRTTGGPSDLTCAVNLIDLVPDPARLLDMLTAQTSADGGHVLITSPYGWSGVAKERRLGGAADESSASALRRAAGERGLKVVWEDDRVPWLWRDYSRFWRLYFVDVVLFART
- a CDS encoding glycosyltransferase family 39 protein, whose translation is MLGKASLRLVPFVWTIALGLWGLSRQHSVWRDEAATWQVAQRSTGDIWQMLAQVDAVHGLYYLLMHAVFECFGPGTTALRLPSVLAMAVAAVCVAEIGRRLAGIRAGLAAGLALGLLPAVQFHLQEGRPYALVAAGAGISTLLLVTVLQGRGRAVHWLGYAGTVAVCGLLNWLSLLILPAHLATLVWTRARRRTWTGWAVASAPAVAAVLPLILFSRRQSEQVSWIPPLTWHMLIGPAVLLAIGGLGSLLDRPHTGRLSVAAVGLPLLAVPQLGLLGLSLVRPLFLDRYILFSMLGLALLIGTALGSATRAAGPRHPRTSAWLVPVVVAVAFVALLPQSLAKRSPDSRVDDVLAVATDVRRLKETGDAVVFVPAARRDTALVSPEAFAGLRDVALVRGPVASGTLKGEEADPARIRAAMLAQRRILLVTDVPAVARAVTAERDKAKTAVLKKHFKVVADVQVRGRRVTVYERIGPPENT
- a CDS encoding VOC family protein: MSIRWTYAFIDRPAADLGRAQEFWTAVTDTELSELRGDQGEFATLLPGGGADPCLKVQGVDSGPGGAHLDFAVDDVPGFVKSALAQGAALVADHGDWAVLRSPAGQLFCAVPWYGESVRPPVVRGSRLDQVCLDVPPSAHGTEVAFWSGLLSDWASAPGSRPEFHVLRPPAGLPIRILLQRLDEDRTASAHLDLACTDIPTTRTRHEELGATFITQGPHWTVMHDPTGTTYCLTARDPKTGGLPRAGAS
- a CDS encoding DUF952 domain-containing protein; this translates as MPEDTHILHITERSLWEAARERGTYEMSTRGRTLKEEGFIHCSTRAQLPSVAAFLYGSYDGPDDLVVLVVDPARLEAPLRYEAPKPGGDEFPHVYGPIPVTAVVDVEEWK